The stretch of DNA GGCCAAGTTCACCTTGAACATGCTGGAAAAAGAGGGCAAAGTACAACTAACGAACTTCGGTTTGTTGGAGCATACCTTCTCTCCGCCAACTGATAATTTTGGCTATTCTACATTTGTCAAGAAATCGAGGCTgaaatcatcatcatcgggcGTAAACAGTGGCTGCTTGATTATACGGTGCGTTCTTACCGTGATAAAAGAACCGCGAACGGAAGTCAAGAGGAACCTTTTCGTGGTTCCGCGGCCAAATCTGCAAGACCATCTCAAGCAGATGTGGAAGGATGGACAAGGAGCAGATGTGACATTCAGTGTATCTGGCCAGTTGTTCAGCGCCCACAGATACTTGTTAGCTGCACGGTCTCCGGTCTTCAAAGCGGAGCTCTTTGGTCCAATGAAGAAGGCAACAGACAGCATCACGATTGACGACATCGAGCCACCAATCTTCGAGGCACTTCTTCACTTTATATACACGGATTCTATACTAGATGACTGGGACAACAAAGAAGGTAAAACTGCAAAGTTGCAGCACTTGCTCGTCGCGGCGGATCGATACGGGTTGGAGAGGCTAAGAGTCATGTGCGTAGGCAGGCTGTGTGACATCATTGATGTGGAAACGGTCGCGACTACGTTGGTTCTGGCAGAGCAGCATCACTGCAGCGATCTCAAAGAAACCTGCATTGGGTTCATGACCTCACAAAACAAGCTAGGAGATATCATGGCAACGGATGGATTTAAGCATCTGATGTCAAGCTGGCCTTTGCTCATGAAGGATATTTTAGACAAGGTGTCCTGTGTCTTGAGTGGCTAGTCTCATTTATCTAGAAATTAAACGATCATGTGACCAATATGTAGTACTTATTCGGTAAAGCGTTGATTATACCGAATGTGAGATTTCAGTCGTTGTGTTCGGTCATCTACATTTCAGCTTTAAAATGTACATGTTTTACATTGGTATAGTAATGTTGCTTTCGCCCATGTCTATGTTCTGCGAGTTAGTCTTTCCATATTATACTAGGAGCGTCTCAAACGTTGCTTCTCTATCTTGCTGGGTACCTGCTCATGGTGATCTGCTGATGGTTATACTTAGATCAGGTATCGGCTGTTAGGCGCCCTTGGTTATATTGTCTATGTAGTCTTCTACTTTCTGTTGAGCTGTAAAATTGGTGGTTTTCTATCTGATGAAACTGGAGGGATCATGTTATTGTTCTCCCTTGATTCTTGGTATAATGGAGCCTAATTTGTCTGCGTCTATCATGTCTACACTCCAGGGAATAATAACAATTACAAGTATTTTCCTTGTGGCTTTGTGACACAAATATATTAAGCAATTTTATTAAAACAAAATTTAGCAATTGCTTTACAATTCAGATTCAGTATCCTGGGTAGGTCTGCAAGTCCTCATTGTATTTCAACATAAATCTAGATTCCTTATATACACGGCCAATACAGAATCNNNNNNNNNNNNNNNNNNNNNNNNNNNNNNNNNNNNNNNNNNNNNNNNNNNNNNNNNNNNNNNNNNNNNNNNNNNNNNNNNNNNNNNNNNNNNNNNNNNNNNNNNNNNNNNNNNNNNNNNNNNNNNNNNNNNNNNNNNNNNNNNNNNNNNNNNNNNNNNNNNNNNNNNNNNNNNNNNNNNNNNNNNNNNNNNNNNNNNNNNNNNNNNNNNNNNNNNNNNNNNNNNNNNNNNNNNNNNNNNNNNNNNNNNNNNNNNNNNNNNNNNNNNNNNNNNNNNNNNNNNNNNNNNNNNNNNNNNNNNNNNNNNNNNNNNNNNNNNNNNNNNNNNNNNNNNNNNNNNNNNNNNNNNNNNNNNNNNNNNNNNNNNNNNNNNNNNNNNNNNNNNNNNNNNNNNNNNNNNNNNNNNNNNNNNNNNNNNNNNNNNNNNNNNNNNNNNNNNNNNNNNNNNNNNNNNNNNNNNNNNNNNNNNNNNNNNNNNNNNNNNNNNNNNNNNNNNNNNNNNNNNNNNNNNNNNNNNNNNNNNNNNNNNNNNNNNNNNNNNNNNNNNNNNNNNNNNNNNNNNNNNNNNNNNNNNNNNNNNNNNNNNNNNNNNNNNNNNNNNNNNNNNNNNNNNNNNNNNNNNNNNNNNNNNNNNNNNNNNNNNNNNNNNNNNNNNNNNNNNNNNNNNNNNNNNNNNNNNNNNNNNNNNNNNNNNNNNNNNNNNNNNNNNNNNNNNNNNNNNNNNNNNNNNNNNNNNNNNNNNNNNNNNNNNNNNNNNNNNNNNNNNNNNNNNNNNNNNNNNNNNNNNNNNNNNNNNNNNNNNNNNNNNNNNNNNNNNNNNNNNNNNNNNNNNNNNNNNNNNNNNNNNNNNNNNNNNNNNNNNNNNNNNNNNNNNNNNNNNNNNNNNNNNNNNNNNNNNNNNNNNNNNNNNNNNNNNNNNNNNNNNNNNNNNNNNNNNNNNNNNNNNNNNNNNNNNNNNNNNNNNNNNNNNNNNNNNNNNNNNNNNNNNNNNNNNNNNNNNNTCGGGGACGAGCGGGGCGCGGCGCtgggctgggccgcggcctggctGGGAGCTGGGCCGGCCTAGTCGGCGAAGAGGTttttttttacatatttttttcagagaactaaaataataaaaacaaaataactaaaaatattatataggcttataatatatcaaaattttcagaaaaagattttctacaacatggacatttttctagcattaaataaaatacacacaaaatcagataattcaaagagtgctactggtctattaaaatccaacaaaaatcatttttaaaataccaaaatgatttcaatttaatttttctccaatttctgttgtagggaataatgttaccctaatttccatatattttatttttggagaaaaataatttgaataaaactcaaataaatccaaattgaaaattaaattcaaaagaaccttgaatttaattctttgaaactcccaactcatatgtcacataatttgaagaagtcattttatcttctctcgtgaaaatcattgagttgcataaagtttctgaagtggaaaatatttcccagtggaattcaaatatttttcaaacacccttttcattttaaatggaagaagtcatgtcatcttctctctagggttttgtgttgaaaagaatttgaattcatggagatcataaaagcaaatatgaaagtttgggaaagtccttttattccctctcatttaactttcaaaagtttcgaattcacccactttcagacaatcaatcaaacaatcaatcaaatctatctatttattataacattccaaaatttagaattttgggatgttacaaacctaccacccttaaaaggaatctcgtcctcgagattcggagaggctagaaagaataAGATTAGGGTTTGGGGGGTCTCCTCagaatccatcgatcatcacaagggtctggggtgctaccacccttagaaacattgttacggttccatcaaaactcatatactccatccttattcttgacagtgtcggtcttcttagaTCTTCAAGATAATCCCTTATCCGGGCTCTTCCAGTAGTGGCATAACCTTACCATAATTTTTCTATCCTTTCATTTGGTAAGGTTATTCCAAGATTGGgccttcttagctgacgggtctggcgccaaaactaaacaactatcgatatctcatggtggtcaacaatttatggtttctcctgcaggaaatgggtctgggtgatcctcaccgtataacctacggttggcaaagctgccgtgtacaagggaaaaattcttataccattctaaggtttaacaaggtttaatatcgtcgtctctcttctataggcaagtcactcagatttaccatcccatatagcaaggcgaataataagagtaagtcgatatggtgatcaatccatcccgcacccaaatcattaccttgtatacggtttagcgaatctcgcattataacactcggtcatcctcacaagcattgcagaatttctcttgtcgacgaaccaagttcagatatatccatagattctacaagccagacaaacatctatcgttccttcacaactctcaggttttgcgtaaactcctataaaatcgtctgtcgacaaaggtatatccacttccagggtttttccttcagcaagaatgtgcttgcttcttggcaggtcctggggcctgtgggttatggcacacctcatcacttgtagtccttgcaCTTATCATcaggcaactgatcattattccaacttccaacttcctagtattcttaaatccatccaattgtactgtcttccttctattggcaccaaactaggacatgtttactcagactcatcatggagtttccattgatccatatttccaacatcatacttcctttatatccaatagtacttcatctcttcatcctcgtggggtatccctcataccgagataaaacttatacttatgaagtccatattccacttcgtggaacatcattatcctttccgcggtcaagcgtccttacacgggaatattggccatctctgcatggcacttcttcaactgggaaccgtgaaacacatcatgaactcctgacagtccttcgggtgactccaacttgttggccacttctcactatgctccaaaactcggtatgtcctacaaatctcggggctaatttTTCCTTAACTCCAactcgtttaactcctcgcagaggggacacatgaagacatgctctgtctccaatttcatagactacctccttgagtttttgagtctacataactcttctgcctggactgagctaccttcagtctatctcgaatcaacttaacattctcttctgactccttgatcacatttggtccaaacaactgatggtctccaacttcatccc from Triticum urartu cultivar G1812 chromosome 3, Tu2.1, whole genome shotgun sequence encodes:
- the LOC125548116 gene encoding BTB/POZ and MATH domain-containing protein 2-like; its protein translation is MVNNSTAIVNHGRSLPETTSRCSTESVTATHNFEVADYPLLDGLGVNKYISSCVFSVGGYDWTIRFYPDGNKKGESAGNASAFLYCANLPTGVRAKFTLNMLEKEGKVQLTNFGLLEHTFSPPTDNFGYSTFVKKSRLKSSSSGVNSGCLIIRCVLTVIKEPRTEVKRNLFVVPRPNLQDHLKQMWKDGQGADVTFSVSGQLFSAHRYLLAARSPVFKAELFGPMKKATDSITIDDIEPPIFEALLHFIYTDSILDDWDNKEGKTAKLQHLLVAADRYGLERLRVMCVGRLCDIIDVETVATTLVLAEQHHCSDLKETCIGFMTSQNKLGDIMATDGFKHLMSSWPLLMKDILDKVSCVLSG